The following is a genomic window from Chitinophaga caseinilytica.
TTAATGTCTAATAAATCGTTTTAGCGGATCGATCCAAATAAAACCTGTGCAGCCTTCCTCTCCCCTGGCCTGTTTTCCTTATTGATAAAACGTTTTAGCGTTTTGGCAATAAAAAAAACCTGTGGCATCCCGGGAGCACTTTTCATTTTCACGCACAGATTTGCATTCGAATTACGAACGGATGCAACTTAGTCAAAGTTGCGTTACCTCCAAAATAAAAAATTAACTTTTTTTGACGTAGCGTTAAAATTCCCATAATGTTTATGAAAATTCCATCAACGTCCGTGAATTTGACATCACTGCCAGCTACACCAGCCATCACCGTGAGGATATCTGACTGTTGAACCGGCGTTGCACCGATAACGTTACCAAACTGGAAATTATATCCCGTCCTGCAGGCGGAAAGCATCCGCCACGCCATATTTCAGCTCCCCAAAAGCAATCCTTGATCCATCATTTGCGGGAACGCCTCCCAACATAAAAAAACGCGGCCACGCAAAGCGCAGCCTGATCCATCATTTCCGGGAATACCACCCAACATAAAAAAACGCAGCCTGATGCATCATTTCCGGGAATGCCCCCCAACATAAAAAAGCGAATCCTGATCATCATTTGCGGGAACGCCTCCCAACATATAAAAGCGCAGCCACGCAAAGCGCGGCCTGATGCATCATTTCCGGGAATGCCACCCAACATAAAAAAGCGAATCCTGATCATCATTTGCGGGAACGCCTCCCAACATAAAAAAGCGCGGCCACGCAAAGCGCAGCCTGATCCATCATTTCCGGGAATACCACCCAATATAAAAAAACGCGGCCACGCAAAAGCACAGCTGACCCCATCATTTGCGGGAATGCTTCACCACATAAAAAAAGCGCGGCCCTGCAGCCGCGCTTCCCAAATAAGTTAATATATCAGATTCAGACCGTACCCGCCTTCGTGCGCTTGCGGCAGCTTTCCCGCTTCACAAGCGTTGCCGGCAGCACCACCTGGTTGATCTGGTGCTGATGCTGGTTCAGCTCGTTCATCAATACCTGCACCAGGTGCTGCGCGATCTCGTGGATAGGTTGCGACACACAGGTAATGCCCGGCGTATGCAGCCGGAAAAGGTCGTGATCGTCGAAACTGATGAGGGCCACATCCTCCCCGATTTTCCAGCCGAGGTCTTTGATGGACTCAATCCCGAATACCCCGAGGTAGTTAGTGGCGAAAAAGATGGCGTCGAGGCCAGGCACGCCCTTCATGAATTCCATGATCTGCCCTACCGCTTCTTCCTTAGTGATGGAGAAGGGGATTTTTTTGATCATTTTCCGGGGGAAGGCTGCGCCATGCGCTTTCATGGCGGCCGTAAAGCCGTTCATGCGCTCCTTCATCTGAATTTGCTCGGAAGTGGTGGTCACGTAAGCGATCTTGCGGTAACCAAGGTTCAGGAGGTATTCCGCCGCGTCGTATGCGCCCTGAAAGTTGTTCACCATCACGTAGTTGGTAGGGATCTGCGGGAGGTAACGGTCCATCAGCACCATGGGCTTCCGGCTGTTCTTCAGGATCTCGATCTCCTTGTCCAGGTTCGGCGTAGGCGTGATGATATACCCGTCTACCTGCCTGTATTCCAGCACTTCCAGCAGTCCGCGCGCCTTGTTAAGGTTATCTTCCGTACTGCCGTACAAAACCTTGTACCCGAATTTATCCGCTTCTTCCTCCACTATTTTAGCAACGTTGGCGAAGAAATGGTTGGCGATATCTTCGACGATAAGCCCTATGGTCTTGGTTTTGCCCGTCCGGAGCCCCCTTGCGAGCTGGTTCGGCTTGTATTTAAGTTTAGCAGCCAGTTTCAGGATTTTCTTGCTCACCTGTTCACTGATCCTTTTTTCCCGGCCTTTGCCGTTCAGCACGAACGACACGGTTGTAGGCGATACGCCGGCCTGTTTGGCGATATCTTTAATGGAAATCCCCTTCATGATTTGGTTGTTGCGAATGCGCTCAAACGATTTAGCATTGACAAATTACGGAAAATCCATGAAAACAAAAAAGTTCTGCGAAAATCAACTAGACTAGTATTTTTTTAACCTAATTTTCATAATTTGCCAGAATAGAAATTAAAATGGCAAAAAACCTTGCCGACTTATTCACAGGACTTTAATCATATAAGGAAGCAAACATGAAACCCATTCTCATCAAAGTGGGGGCCTTTGCCGACAATCAGATCACCATCATCGAGCGGTGCGATCCCTATTTCAACACCCCCTTCCACTTCCACCCGGAATGCGAACTGGTTTACGTAACCGAAAGCCAGGGGAAGCGGATCGTAGGCGATAGCATCGAGAGCTTCGACGTGGGCGATATGGTTTTCCTCGGTCCGAATATACCGCATGTGTGGTATAACGACGAGGCGTACCATCGCAACGACGAGTCCCTCAAAGCCCGTTCCGTCGTGATCTATTTTCCCAAAGACATCTTCGGCGACAAATTCTACGGCCTTCCGGAAACCAAAGCGTTGACAGACCTCTTCCACCGTGCCCAGCGCGGCATGAAGATCATCGGTCCCACCCAGGAAAAACTGAAAGACGAAATCCTCGCCCTCCCCCGTAAAGAAGGCCTGGAACGCATCATTTCCCTGCTGGAAATCCTCAAAACGCTGTCCGAAACGAAGGACTGCTACTACCTCGCGTCTACCGGCTATTCACATGCCTATAATGTGAAAGACAACCACAAGATCGACGAGGTGTTCAAATACGTTATGAACAACTTCTCGAAGGAAATTTCCCTGCAAGACGTTGCCAGCATCACCAACCTGTCTCCCCAGTCGTTTTGCCGCTTCTTCAAGAACCGGACTAAAAAATCGTTCGTGCAGTTCCTCAACGAGGTGCGCATCGGGCATGCCTGCAAAAGGCTTACGGAGGAAGACTGGTCTATCGCCGAAATCGCCTACAGCTGCGGATTCAAGAATCTGTCCAACTTCAACCGCTTTTTCAAGGAAATCGTCGGAAAAACACCAAAGGAATACAAGAACGAGCTTCGCCTGAAAGAAGCGCTCTAGGCCCAAATTCACTTAACACGCTATCCTTCCCTTACCTCCCTGCACACCGCCCCTCCGGGCGCGGGCGTCCTTTCTTTGCCCTGAAACCCGCCAACTAAACGTTTAAGCACATAAAAAAAGCCGGCCCGAAAGGGCCGGCCGGTCATTCTTAGATGAGCTATGTCTATTTATTGCTATGGCTTGTCCCACCAGAGGCGGGTGCCGCCGTTATCGGGGCCACCTAGTAAATTGATTGCCTTCTGCACACCTTTCGGGTTCGTTTCATACTCCGTGCTCACGAAATTCACACGGCGGATGAACGTTCCGTTGGGGATCTTTCCACCGCTGTTGTTGATCTTCACGGGGAAAAGCTTCGGGTAACCGGTGCGGCGGAATTCCGCCCAGGCCTCCTGCCCTTCCGGGAACCCGGCGATCCATTTCTGGGTGATGATCCGCTCGCGCTTGCGCTCCTTGGTTGCGCCGTCTTCCCAGGCCACGGTTATGGTACTGAGCAGGGGATCGCCGTTGGGAATGCTGTTGGCCCCATTCTTCGGATCCACATAAGGCGCGGGCTTGTTAGTGGTATTGGCGATGTAATCGTCGTACTTCGTGGCGATGCCATGCTGGTCGAACGAGGTTTTCACGCCCATCGCGTAATTGGTTTTCGCGTCGCCGGCGCCCTGCCAGCCTTCAACGGCGGCTTCGGCTTTGAGGAACCAGGCTTCCGCGGCGGTCATCAGCAGGATTTTCTTATTGGAGAAAAGGAGCTTGCTGAGGGCCGAGAAGTTCTCGTAACGCGCTTTCGTCGTCATTTCCACGCCCTGGCGGATGCCTTTGTACTGGCCCGGATATTCTTTCGATTCTTCGAAGTAGACGTTGAGCCGGGGGTCTTTCAAACCGGTCAGGTACGATTCCATGGCGGCAGACATGCGCACGTCTCCCCATCCGCTGGAAATCTCCAGCAGCGGGTGCTCGAGCGGCCGGGTGTTGATCACGAACGTTTCCTCCGCCTTCTCCAGCAATCCCAGCGGATGTTTCAGCGCCAGTTCCCCTTCGGCTTTCGCCTTGTTGGGGTCGATCTTGCTGATCCGCAACGCCAGGCGCAAACGCAGCGTGTTGGCCATCTTGCACCACAACCGGTAACTGCCGGCGTAGTCGGAAAGGTCGAACCCGGCGAAAGTGATCTCCTTCCCTTCGGTCACATATTGGCTGAAAATTTTGATCGACTCGTCCAGGTCGGCGAAGAAAGCGTAATACGCATCTTTCTGCGAATCGTAATCTACGCTCCCGTCCGGGTTAATAACGCCGTATTTGGTGTAGATGACAGGGCCGTATGCGTCGGCGACCCGGTGCATGGTAAACACTTTCAGGACTTTCATCCAGGCGTAATACTGCGGATAGTCGGTCTTCGTCAGCTTTTCGAGGTAACGGCAAACGGGCATCACCGATTGCTCGGGCGAGCCGGCATAGGTGCCGTAAGCGCAGCCCCAGAGCACCTGGTTCCAGCCGTCTACGAGGTTGTAGGTATTGTTGTTGTTGTTCAGGTTACCGAATGGATTGGGCACCGCGGTATATTGCGAAAACAGGTCGCCCATAAGGTTTTGCTGCACCTGTACCACCCACGATGGCGAGTACACGTAAATGCTGCGCTGGATTTGCCCGAGCGGTTCGCCGATGTGCATGAAGTCCTGCTTCAGCTCTTCCTCGGAAATACCGTTGGGGTTCGTATTGAGATCTTCAAAGTTCTTGGTGCAGGCGGTGGCGAACATCGCTGCTGCAACGCCGGCCAGTACCGTTTTCCGTTTGAAGATGTATTGCAATGATTTCATCGTCTGTTGATTTTATTGGTTGAATCAAAACCCGACTTTCACACTGGCGCCGAACGTACGGGTGGCGGGCATGCCGAACACGTCTACCCCCTGCAGGCGGTTGTCGCCGCCGGCGGAAACTTCCGGATCGAAGGGCGCATCGCGTTTCAGGAAGGCGAGGTTGCGGCCGATCAGCCCTACAGAAAGGTTGCGCACGGCTTTCGATTTCAGGGGAATTTTATAGCTGAGCGAAATTTCGCGCAGGCGGATGCTGGTGGCGTCGTACATATACACGTCTCCGTTACCATCCCGGCCGGCCACGTCAACGTAGTACTGGTAAGGATTGTACAACGGCTGAACGGCTTTGCCTTCGTGGTTCACCGCATCCAGCCGGATGCCGCCCTGGTCGCGCAGTTTGGCGCTTTCCTCGCTCACGCCGTAGCTGTCGAGGATGGCCTGCGTCAGGCTCATCACCTTTCCACCGAAACGCCCGTCTATCAGGAATGTCAGCGTGAAATTCTTATAATCGAATTTGTTGTTCCATCCCAGGTTGAATTTCGGGTTGGGATTGCCGACGAAGAAAGTGCCCGTTGTATCCATGAGCTTGCCGTCCGCATCGAGCTGCAATCTTCCCTGCCCGTCGCGCTTCAGGATGCGGGGCACGAAAATATCGCCCCACTGCCCTCCTTCCCGGATGCCGGAACCGTACATGTTGGAGCCGGATTCGGTGAGCCGGAAGATGGTGGCAGACGATACGCGGTCGATGTCTGAGAGCGAAACCACCTTGTTGCGGTTCGTGGAGAAGTTGATGTTCGACGTCCAGGTGAAACCGCCCTTCTTCACGGGAACGAGCGTCAACATGGCTTCCACGCCGGTGTTGCGGATATTCCCGAGGTTGAGGTAATAGGTGGCGTAACCGGAGCCCGTTGGCGCGGGGATCTCGATGTACTGCTGGAAGTTGTTGTTATTGTAATAGGTAACGTCGATACCGATGCGGTCGTTGAAAAAGCGCGCTTCAACACCGGTTTCGAAAGAACGGTTGTCTTCCGGCTTGATGTACTCGCCGGGATAAGGCACCCGCGAGTTGAAGCTCAGCTGCTTCGCACCGCCGAGGAAACGGAGGCTGTAGGTGGAAGGCCGCGTGATGTAGGCCGGCAGGTCGTTCCCCACTTTGGCGTACGAAATGCGCAGTTTCGCGAAGCTGATGGGCTCGGCCAGTTTGAACATCTCGCTCAGCACGGCCGTAAGACCGGCGGAATAATAGAAATATCCCTTGTTCATGGTCGGCGTGAACGCGAAGGTGCTCGACCAGTCGTTGCGCCCCGTCAAATCCAGGAACAGGTAATCCTTGTAACCCAGGTTGGCGCTGGCGAAGAGGGCCTGTACCTGCTTGCGCTCCAGCCCCTGCTGCACGGTGATCGACGCGGGGTCGATATTCGCCAGTTGGAAGATGTTGGGATACAGCAAGCCGTTGGCCGACCCGATGCCCGCATCGTTGAGGGTGCGCTCGCGCAGTTTGTAATCGGTGATGCTTCCGCCCACGAGGCCGGAAAGTTTCAGGTCTTTGGTGAGGTCTTTGTTGAAGTTCAGCATGAGATCGCCGTACATCTGCGTATTGAATTCGCGCTCAAACGTATAACGGCCGCGGGCCGCAGCGATACGCGTATCGGTAGAGGCATTCGCTTTCAGCTCGAACTGGTCGTACGACCGGTCGAAGTTGCCGCGCGCCTGCACCGAAAGCCAGTCTGCGATCTGGTATTTAATGGCCAGGGAGGCCATTCCGCGGGTGCGCTCTTCGTCGCGCACGTTGCGATGCAGCGTCCAGTAAGGGTTCTGGACTTCAGCTTCCCCAACTTTCCCTGCGTCGGTATTGATATTCCACCAGTTCTGCGTCATCATGTTCCGCTGCACGGAAAACACTTCGAAATTGTCTTTGTAATAGTTCCAATCCTGACCACGGGGGAAAACATACGCCGGAATGAGCGGGTTGTAGTACAAACCGCTACCAGGCCGGTTCCGCGCGTCCTGCTTGATGAAGGTCACGTTCGCATCGAGGCTGAGGCGGTCTTTGAGGAGCTTCAGCGTTTCGCGGAAGTTGAGGGTGTGGCGGTTGAACTTGCTCGTGGGGATAACGCCTTTGCTGTTCAGGTTGGAATAAGAGAAGTAGGACTGCGCGATCTCGTTGCCGCCGCTCACGGAAATCCCGTTCGTCCAGGCGCCGCCGGTGCGGAAGAATTTATCGAGATGATCGTCGAACTGTCCTTTTTCCCCCAGCTGGCCGGGCCGGCGTCGGGGGTTTTGGTTTGACCGTAGCGGAACTGCAGGTCGGGCGTGAGCATGACTTTCTCGAGGTTGTAATCGGAGGAGAAGTCGATGCGCATCCTGCCGGCGCGGCCGCGTTTGGTGGTGATGACGATTACGCCGTTGGCGGCCTGGCTGCCGTATTGTGCGGCGGCGGAAGCGCCTTTGAGGATGTTGATGGATTCGATATCGTCCGGGTTGATGTTGGAGATACCGTCGCCACCGTCGCGGCCGGGGCCGGACTGAATATCGTTCGACTGGCCGAAGGCGTTGGCGGGCTGCGAGGGGGAATAGTTGGCCATTGGCACCCCGTCGATCACGTACAGCGGCTGGTTTTCGCGGGTGGATTTGTTGCCGCGCATGATGACGCGGGCAGATCCGCCGAGGCCGGAGGCGCTGCGGTTGATGGTGACGCCGGCGGCTTTACCGGCGAGGCTGTTGATGACGTTGGCGTCTTTCACGCGGGAAAGGTCGTCGTTATTCAGCTGTTGCGTGGCGTAGGTGAGCTCCTTGGCCTTGCGCTGCACGCCGAGGGCGGTCACTACGATTTCGTTGAGTGAGCGTGTATTTTCCTGTAGAACAACATCATAGGTATCGCCGCTGCCCACGGATACTTCCTGGGCGGTGAACCCGAGGAAGCGGATAACGAGCACATCGCCGGGGTTGGCGGAGAGGGAGAAATCTCCCTGGCCGTCGGTCTGCGTGCCTTTGTTGGTGCCTTTTATCACAACGGTGACCCCGGGCAGCGGGTTACCGTTGGCGTCCTTTACCTTTCCGCGGATCTCCTTGTCCGCGCGGGCGGCATCGCCCGTTTTGTCCGTAACGGCCGTTGAGCTGCCGCCTGCGGGGGCCTCAAGGTTTACGATAATCTTATTGTTTTTTCTCGTAAATTTCAGTCCGGTTTGTTCCGTGAGCTGAGCGAGCACCTCTTCCAAAGGCAGCTTCACGCAGTTCAGGTTGATCTTCTTCTTCAGGTTCAGATCGGATTTGTCGTAATGGAAACTGAGACCTGTCTTGGCGGCAATTTCAGTAAACACCTCCTCCATGTTCTTGTTCTTGACCTGGATGGTGATACTGATGTTTCGGGGTTCCTGCGACTCGGCACGAGCACTGGCGGTGTAAGGAGCCGCCAGTGCGATGGCCATCGCAAGCCCTGCCATCAACACAAGGTGTAGGCATTTTTTCATACATCTAGTTTTTGCGGGTAAGGAAAATTGTGTCGTTCTTCAGTTCGTAGCTGATGTTTTTGATTTGACAAATTGTTTCGATAATCTCCTGCAGGCTCTCGTCCCTGAAAGAGCCGGAGTAGTTCCAGTCCATATTCCCCGATTCGTTCACCATCGTTACATTATACCTGTTCTCCAGTTCCGTGGCCACTTCGTTGTAGGAAGCGTCCCTGAAGTTGAGGATGCCGTGTTTCCAACCCACGATATCGTCTTCCTGGTGGAAGTTGGACTTGGCAACTGCTAACGACTGGCAGTCGAAGCTGAGTTGCTCGCTCGGCAGCAGGATCACCGTTTCCTGGCGCTCTGCGTGGTCCACTTTCACCTTGCCCGTCAGCAACGCAACGGTGATGCGCTGCTCGCGGGAATATGCGCGGATGTTGAAGGATGTGCCCAGCGCGGTGGTGGCCAGGCCACGGCTGTGCACGATGAACGGATGGCGGGGATCTTCGGCCACCTTGAAGAAAGCTTCGCCCTCTTCGAGATATATGTCGCGGTTGGCACCGCTGAAACTGACAGGATAGCGCAGCCGGGAACCGGCGTTGAGGTTGACGGTAGACCCGTCTGCCAGCACGATCTTCTCCGTTGCCCCCCTTGCCGTGGTGATTTCCACGTAACCGTTGCGCACCACGCGGTTGGTTTTGGCCGGGGCGTGATGCATCGCCAGCGGCACCGGGTTCTCAGGCCGGGCGGAGGGTGCGGGTTTATAGAGGAAAGACAGGGCGATGGCGCCGGTCATGAGCGCCGCGGCGCCCGAAATGGCCCAGGTGCGCCAGCGCCGCGGGCGGAGGGGCACCACCGGCGTTTCCGACGTGGCAACATGGTCCTGGAGGCGCATCTTCACTTCCTCCAGCTGCTCCTGCAAAAACTCCTCCTGTATCATGGCCGAACGGTGCCGGTTCACACTGGCAAACCATTGCTCGATGATACGCGCCTCCTCATCGGTGCATTTCCCCTGCGTGTACCGCTCCAGGACTTTTCGGATCTGTTCAATATCCACGGCGATTGTTTTTTAGTTGGTGATACAGGGATGTCGCACCAACAAAAAAAAGTACCATCCGGCCGGGAATTTTTAATGTAACAAGGTAAGAACGACCGCAACGGTCAGCAGATCTGTCTGCGTGTAATGGGTACGCAGTATTTTCAGGGCTTTGGAGATTTGATTCTTAACGGTTTGCTGCGATAATTCGAGCCGCGACGCGATCTGTTCGATGCTCAGGTTTTCGAACCGGCTCAACATGAAAATTTCCTTCATCTTTTCCGGCAACCGGTTGATAGCCTCAAAAACCTCTGTGGCCTTGGCTTTGTAGTCGTACGTTTCGGAGATGTTATGGGGCTGCGCGTCGAAATGCTCGATCAGTTGCTGGAGATATTTACGATAGGTAGCGTCTTTCCGGTACAGGTCGATGATCTTGTGGCGGACGCTCTGGTAGAGGTAAGACCGGAGCGAGCAGTGGATATCCAGGGCCTGGCGCTTTTCCCATAGCGTGGTAAAAAGGTCCTGCAGCACGTCTTTGCTGGTTTCCCCCTATCCGTCTTGCTGAGGATGTAGAGGTACAACGGCCTGCTGTACCGTTCGTAGATGGCATTGAACGCCCCCGCGTCGCCATTGCGCAACAGGGATAACAATTGCTCGTCTGTAAAGCTATGGTACATAAAAGATTGTGGTTGATAAAATGCGATCGATTTTGGCCAGTCCCTGATTTCTTAGCGTGTTCCTAACGTGACAATTCCGGTTAACCTCAAGGGCAAAATAGTAAATCCTCCACAATTTCAAACTTTTTTAACACCGTAAATTTTCCAGTCCCCCCTTCATGTTCTTTTTACACACTGTGATGGAAATACAAAATCTTTTAATTAAATTTGATATCAAATTGATATCATTCTAAATTAACCTCGTACCATGGAAAAAGTTTCTTCGCCGATATCCGGCTACCTCGCATTCGTCATTGCCATCCTGCTCGTCATCGGCGTAGCCGTCTGCATTTTCATCAGTGCCGACACGGGCATCGCTTCCCTGCGATTGCTGGCCGTATTACTTGGGATCGCTTTCATTTTCACCGTAAAAGGCATCATGATCGTAAACCCCAACCACGCACGGGTACTCACTTTCTTCGGGAAGTACGTAGGCAGCGTAAAACAGAACGGCCTGCTGTGGATCAATCCCTTCTTCCGCTCGCAACGCATTTCACTGCGCGCCAATAACCTGAACGGACAAACGCTGAAAGTGAACGACAAGATGGGCAACCCCATCGAGATCGCCGCCGTGATCGTCTGGCAGGTGAGCGATACGTATAAAGCGATGTTCGAAGTGGAAGGGTACCAGCAATACGTACAGATCCAGAGCGAAGCCGCGGTACGCCACCTCGCCACCAGCTGCCCTTACGATAAAATGGAAGACGAAACCGCGGAAATCACCCTCCGCGACGGTGGCGAAAAAGTGAACGACCTGCTGGAAAAAGAACTGAACGAGCGCCTCTTCGCCGCAGGCATCGTTGTCCGCGAAGCGCGCATCAGCCACCTCGCCTACGCCCCCGAGATCGCAGGCGCCATGCTCCAGCGCCAGCAAGCCACCGCCATCGTGGCCGCCCGCTCCAAAATCGTGGAAGGCGCCGTAGGCATGGTGGAAAT
Proteins encoded in this region:
- a CDS encoding LacI family DNA-binding transcriptional regulator; this encodes MKGISIKDIAKQAGVSPTTVSFVLNGKGREKRISEQVSKKILKLAAKLKYKPNQLARGLRTGKTKTIGLIVEDIANHFFANVAKIVEEEADKFGYKVLYGSTEDNLNKARGLLEVLEYRQVDGYIITPTPNLDKEIEILKNSRKPMVLMDRYLPQIPTNYVMVNNFQGAYDAAEYLLNLGYRKIAYVTTTSEQIQMKERMNGFTAAMKAHGAAFPRKMIKKIPFSITKEEAVGQIMEFMKGVPGLDAIFFATNYLGVFGIESIKDLGWKIGEDVALISFDDHDLFRLHTPGITCVSQPIHEIAQHLVQVLMNELNQHQHQINQVVLPATLVKRESCRKRTKAGTV
- a CDS encoding AraC family transcriptional regulator, which produces MKPILIKVGAFADNQITIIERCDPYFNTPFHFHPECELVYVTESQGKRIVGDSIESFDVGDMVFLGPNIPHVWYNDEAYHRNDESLKARSVVIYFPKDIFGDKFYGLPETKALTDLFHRAQRGMKIIGPTQEKLKDEILALPRKEGLERIISLLEILKTLSETKDCYYLASTGYSHAYNVKDNHKIDEVFKYVMNNFSKEISLQDVASITNLSPQSFCRFFKNRTKKSFVQFLNEVRIGHACKRLTEEDWSIAEIAYSCGFKNLSNFNRFFKEIVGKTPKEYKNELRLKEAL
- a CDS encoding SusD/RagB family nutrient-binding outer membrane lipoprotein, translated to MKSLQYIFKRKTVLAGVAAAMFATACTKNFEDLNTNPNGISEEELKQDFMHIGEPLGQIQRSIYVYSPSWVVQVQQNLMGDLFSQYTAVPNPFGNLNNNNNTYNLVDGWNQVLWGCAYGTYAGSPEQSVMPVCRYLEKLTKTDYPQYYAWMKVLKVFTMHRVADAYGPVIYTKYGVINPDGSVDYDSQKDAYYAFFADLDESIKIFSQYVTEGKEITFAGFDLSDYAGSYRLWCKMANTLRLRLALRISKIDPNKAKAEGELALKHPLGLLEKAEETFVINTRPLEHPLLEISSGWGDVRMSAAMESYLTGLKDPRLNVYFEESKEYPGQYKGIRQGVEMTTKARYENFSALSKLLFSNKKILLMTAAEAWFLKAEAAVEGWQGAGDAKTNYAMGVKTSFDQHGIATKYDDYIANTTNKPAPYVDPKNGANSIPNGDPLLSTITVAWEDGATKERKRERIITQKWIAGFPEGQEAWAEFRRTGYPKLFPVKINNSGGKIPNGTFIRRVNFVSTEYETNPKGVQKAINLLGGPDNGGTRLWWDKP
- a CDS encoding SusC/RagA family TonB-linked outer membrane protein, with product MKKCLHLVLMAGLAMAIALAAPYTASARAESQEPRNISITIQVKNKNMEEVFTEIAAKTGLSFHYDKSDLNLKKKINLNCVKLPLEEVLAQLTEQTGLKFTRKNNKIIVNLEAPAGGSSTAVTDKTGDAARADKEIRGKVKDANGNPLPGVTVVIKGTNKGTQTDGQGDFSLSANPGDVLVIRFLGFTAQEVSVGSGDTYDVVLQENTRSLNEIVVTALGVQRKAKELTYATQQLNNDDLSRVKDANVINSLAGKAAGVTINRSASGLGGSARVIMRGNKSTRENQPLYVIDGVPMANYSPSQPANAFGQSNDIQSGPGRDGGDGISNINPDDIESINILKGASAAAQYGSQAANGVIVITTKRGRAGRMRIDFSSDYNLEKVMLTPDLQFRYGQTKTPDAGPASWGKKDSSTIISINSSAPAAPGRTGFP
- a CDS encoding FecR family protein, which encodes MDIEQIRKVLERYTQGKCTDEEARIIEQWFASVNRHRSAMIQEEFLQEQLEEVKMRLQDHVATSETPVVPLRPRRWRTWAISGAAALMTGAIALSFLYKPAPSARPENPVPLAMHHAPAKTNRVVRNGYVEITTARGATEKIVLADGSTVNLNAGSRLRYPVSFSGANRDIYLEEGEAFFKVAEDPRHPFIVHSRGLATTALGTSFNIRAYSREQRITVALLTGKVKVDHAERQETVILLPSEQLSFDCQSLAVAKSNFHQEDDIVGWKHGILNFRDASYNEVATELENRYNVTMVNESGNMDWNYSGSFRDESLQEIIETICQIKNISYELKNDTIFLTRKN
- a CDS encoding sigma-70 family RNA polymerase sigma factor; this translates as MLQDLFTTLWEKRQALDIHCSLRSYLYQSVRHKIIDLYRKDATYRKYLQQLIEHFDAQPHNISETYDYKAKATEVFEAINRLPEKMKEIFMLSRFENLSIEQIASRLELSQQTVKNQISKALKILRTHYTQTDLLTVAVVLTLLH
- a CDS encoding SPFH domain-containing protein, which gives rise to MEKVSSPISGYLAFVIAILLVIGVAVCIFISADTGIASLRLLAVLLGIAFIFTVKGIMIVNPNHARVLTFFGKYVGSVKQNGLLWINPFFRSQRISLRANNLNGQTLKVNDKMGNPIEIAAVIVWQVSDTYKAMFEVEGYQQYVQIQSEAAVRHLATSCPYDKMEDETAEITLRDGGEKVNDLLEKELNERLFAAGIVVREARISHLAYAPEIAGAMLQRQQATAIVAARSKIVEGAVGMVEMALEQLSRKQLVTLDEERKAAMVSNLMVVLCGEKSATPVLNTGSLYA